The window GGGAAGGACAGTCGCCCAGGTCGCCCATCGGCACACGAGACCAGCTTCCCAGGCTACAGTCATCACGAGGCTGGCGTGTAGTCTCCGTGATTCAGGGGAGATGGGAAACCCTGTGACTAGCGACCGCACTCAGGAAAACCAACGTCAGCCACCTTGCCTCCTCCCCCTCACACACCAcacctgcctcagagcctttttgtttttcctactttcACGTGTGCTACCTGACTTAGCCCATACCTTGGGTTTGTTTGGGTGTGCTGAAGGCGACGTAGCAGCAACTGGGGACCCAAAGATATCACTGGTCTTCCCACCGGGTGGGTTGAGACGTTGTCGCGTCTGCACCGGCGTGGATTCGTCAAAGATACCGCTTCCTTTCCCCCCTGTAGAAACAATTACACAACAGTGAGCAAACCCACAACATCCATCTGGTCCCATCCTCGACGTTCATTACTTCAGAGACCTCTCCTCCTAGGGACACTTCAATGCCAGTCCCTGGTTTAGGCCAACAAGGGTGGGGTGATTGGGTTGATGAGGGTCCCTAAAGCCCTATGTCAGACCTGCTTTTTTGGGGGCCTTCTGGGACCTTCATTTCTGGAAGCTGAACCGGGCTGGCCTCTAGAGACAAGACGGTAAGGTGGCATAAAACACCACTTCCCATCTACTAAAATTTCCTTAACTTTGAACTTGGTGTGTTGTCTGTTGAACAGTCTTCTTCATTAAACCCGTGAAAAGTCCTTTATGTTAAAAGCAAATAGCTGTTGCACTTTTAGGTCAGACAGACATAAATGAATTTAACAACAAGTCATATTCAAGGCAGACCTGTAATCTGGAAAATAACACAGATCAGTCATTCTTGTGGCCTCATTCTGGCCAGAACGCCCAGTGACAACTACAGGTGTCAGCAAATTTCAGACACAGAACGCCTTGCAGTACAGGTAAGTGACTTGATGAGCCATAATGAAGATATGCATCTAATGCCTAACTTTTCACAGCTGATGACTCTGGCCAGACACCAAAGTCAACGCCCAAAAGCCTCCGTGAAGCAGAGATGGCTGTCACACAATGCCAGCTGGCCGTCTCTTCACTCCACAGATGCCAGCTCCTCTCGGcacgcgggggcggggggggggggcgggaggggggagggctgtCACAGTCACGGCCCTCATGTACCAAGGATGTACCTTAAAATCtcacaagaggaaaaaagatgcATCCCACTAACTAGCTAGGTGACCACACACAAATTACTTGGCCTTTCTGTGCCCGCAAATCCTCAACTGCAGAATGAAAGGACCTTGCTCACAGCGCTGTGAGCGGATTCAATGCCTCACTGTAGCTCAGACATCACATGCTTAGAAGGATGCCGGGGACACAAATGCTCCAGAGCGTTCGCTGTGTTGTCTACGTACCGATAACAAAACATCTCCTGGATGTATATACCGCTCAGCGACAAAAGGCACACAACGTTCCGTACAGCGTATATTCACTTGTATCTGAATCAACAAAGTGGTTACTCCacgtccccccaccccgccccggggGGCCGTGTGCACACAGGACACGGGATGGACGGGGTGCAGGACTCACGACTGCTTATCATGTCATTTTTCGCAGCGCTGAGCTTTGCCTACTGTTTAAGAAACCACGTGGCAAGCAGTCCCCGCTTGGCTCTCGTAACACGCACGGCTGACGCGGAGAAACACGAGCACGCAGGCCCGTGGGCTCCCAGGGGATGGGCTCCACCGCCAAAGTGGATGGTGACCCAGAGCGGCTGCTGGGATGCCAGTGTCCCGGGGCCGCCTGTGCAGGAAGCGGGCGCATGCTCGTGTCACCTTGGGGCGTCCACACACCTTGCCCTCCCAGGCCCTGCACTGGGGAAGCCAGCACAGCATGGCACAGCACAGCACTGGACTGCGGGGGGAGCTCCTGAACAGCCACTTGCCAACTGAGCCTGGACAAGTGGCTCCAACCCTCTGGCCTTGTGTGTCAACTGTCAGGAGGCGATACGTAGCAAGAGGACCGACCTAGGGCGGCCGGTGAGGGGGCAGCGAGTGGAGGGGGCAGAGCGGGACCAGGCAGATGAGCCCTCAGGGATCCCCAGTGATGCTGCTGAGCTACGGTCAGCAAAAGCGTCTCCACCACAAAGTGGAGAAAAGTACTGCTGAAGGTCGTCCCATACTGTGTTGTTTCTGGTTGTGCTACAAAGCCttaattaaattctttaaaaaatgtgcactcagcttttaaaaaaaatggaacataaaaGTAACtcaatttgggggcacctgaatggctcagtcggttaagcgttgggctcaggtcacgatctcacgcacggttctgagattgagccctgctttgggctctgcgctgggcgtGGAGCTCGCTTAGGatcgattctctgtctccctctccctctccctgccctccccccacgtGCACGCATGTGCTGGCTCTCCCTCTCAGAAAGACAAACCAAAGTAACTCAAGTTGAAGTTTTTGGCTAAAGACACTGatcatttaggaaaaaaacctttttttaatgttttacttttttaagagcACATGactggcagaagggcagagagagggagacagaggatacgaagcaggttctgaagcaggcttcacactgacgcacagagcctgacacagggctcgaactcacgcacctctagatcaggacctgagcccgaagctggatgctcaactgagccacccaggtgcctccaaaatttttttaaattataaaatgtaactgAAAATCTCCTAAGACATAATTGTCTCAAATAACGACACAGCCAACACCCAGGTCACCGCCGGCCGAAGCGTACAGAGCACGACCAGCTCCCAGAAGCCTGcgtgtctcccccaccccaggtcacCACACGCCTGAGTTTTGTGGAGACCGTGGCATTGTCGGTGTGTTGCTCCTGCGTGTAGGTCCAGCCCTACACAGTACAGCTCCGTTCCTGCCCTTTATGAGGGGTCAGCCTGCGTGTCTGCCGGTTGACATTTACCTGGGCGATGAATTCAGCTCTGAGGAAGGAAAGGTGCTCGATGCACTCATAACCGAAGGAAGATAAAGTCAAGGTGCGCTCTTTGAAGAATCCAAGTGCGTAAGACAGACACGGTGTCGGCAGGGTGGGGAGCACGTGCGGCACACGGGGTGGCCGACATGGGGGGCAACTTTAAATGATCccgcaattccatttctagacaCTATCACCACTGGTTTTCCAGGTGGTAAGTTCAGACCACGCGCACTGGAGTCCAGAAAAGTGCCATCTGAGGGCTAGTTCCGCCCCTGGTGAGGTGTGAGGTCCAGATGCTGCAGGGAACCCCCTGAGCCTGTTTCACTCTCTGTAaagaaccccgcccccccccccaacctcctaGGGGTGTTGAGACAAAGCACCGAGCACAATCCCTGAAAAATATCCGGTCCCTGTTGTTAGAACCGGAGGACAAGCCGTGGGAGATGTGAGCCGGACAGCCAGCAGAGCCCACGCGTGAAGGGTCAGTGAGCACTAGGCCCGACCACGCCGCCGGTGAGCCCTCAGGGACGATCCCGAGCTAAGTCACACCCTCCGCCCCGGACACGTGGGCAGGGGCTTAGGTCTGCGGGGTGGGGCACGCTGGCACGCTTCCCTTTCGGGCTTCCCTTGAGAGTTGCACACAGATGGTTTCCAAAGAGCACCTGGCAGGACCGAAAACAGGCCCCAAACGAGGACCACGAGGTCCGGGCAGGAACCCAGCCCAGGGAGTGAGTTCCGGCAGCTGTGGCCACATCTTGGGACCACACACCACACAGAggctctcctgtctccctctctctccctctctccagccaGGAGGGGCCCGGGCTGCCCACTGGGGAATCACCGGAGGGTGTGCAAAGCAGCACCGCCATGCTTCCCAGGGAACTCGCCACCCCAGGGGCAGCCCCAGACACCCTGCCGAGCCAGCGGCCAGTCGTAGGCGCAAGAGGCACATACGGTGACCTACACGGCTATCGCTGACACACAGGAAGTGCAGGGCTGACCCCTCCGGCCCACACCTGTACGCCAGATACGAGGAGAACGTTGCTCCCTTGGAAGAACTCCTGCTTCTTCTGCTCCACCCAGAACTTTAACCCTCCGCCCTCCCTCGCCATAAGAAAACCACCAACCAAGCACAGTACTAGCCGTTCCTCTAGGGTTTGGTAAAGAAACACGTGCAGCAGGGCTGCAGCGGCGTGGGGAGCCGTTCGAGCCTCGCTTCCGCAGCGTCTGCCATCTGGGTCCGGCCTCTCAGATCTTCACTGACGAACAAATGTTATTCTCCCCAGGATACAGGTAACTATCACCGTGGTCATTCAACCGGATAGTCTATCGgccaaaaaacatttttctgagaCTGTCTCATTGTGACTACTGCAAGGTGGGCCAAACGGTAAAGCGTTATATGGACCGAGTCACCCTTTTCAGAGCTTCTATCCCATTGACAATCGGATTAAAATGCTctccctaggggtgcctggtagctcaggtcacgatctcacggttcctgagctcgagccccacatcaggctttgcacggacagcacggggcctgcttgggactctctctgcccctcccctacttgtgcatgtgctcatgctctttctctcaaaaataaacatataatatctattatataaatattctccctaagaaaaatgtttaaatgcctAAACTGCACATAATTTCTGAAATCACAAGGGGCCCTTCAAACGACTGGGAGAGCCTCCCTTGGTGGGAACCGAACCCCTTCGTCTCCTCTGCATCCTCAGGGCCTGGATTCAGCCAAGGTCTGTGGTCAGAGGAAGGAGGATTCAAGAATGACTGAGCCACCGTCAGACAAAAAGCAGAAGTCAGGATAAAACTGTCCATACATTCCAGGggcgcccagggggctcagtcggttaagcatctgactttggctcaggtcatgatcccacggttcatgggttacatacagccccacattgggctctatgctgacagctcagagcccagagcctgcttcggattctgtatctccctctctctctgcccctcccctactcacactctgtctctctctcttcttcaaacataaacaaacattaaaaacattttttgaaaaagggaGGGGTcagcacaaagaaaaaatgttatcaaAAGAGCAGCATAGAACAGAacagacagaggcagaaggaTTAATGGCTCACAAAGGCCCTACCTGGGGGATTGGTCCTCTTAGGTATGTTCTGAGGCTCTTCAGTTGGTCCAAAAATATTAGACGCCATCCTATTGGGCCTGCTTGAAGGAGCAGCTTCTTCTGGACTTCCAAAGAGATTGCTGGCCTCTCCTCCCGGGGGCTTCATGGCCCTACAAGCACAGAGGGAGTGTGAGTCACTGATGGCCCTGGACATCACCATTCAGGCAGTACGGCGTAACCACACAGGACAGACACACCTTCTGATgtctaagaaaaaaattgcaatgaTTTGACACTAGCCCCTCTAGAAATGGTACACTTGCAAATTATTGTGACCCTGTGGtaagtaaaattaatttccctAACACAAAGTGACAGCCACATTCAGTAGAATTTAATGCTAATTTTAATTAGTACACAAGAGTACACAATACTACAAAcacaactggggtgcctggctggctcagtcggtggagcgtgtgactcttgctCTTAGGgtcgttagttcaagccccatgtggggtgtagagattgtAGAAATTCCttacagaattaaattaaaaaaattaaaaatttaatgccACAAACGCATTCAGTAGTGTTTAATATCGTAGCTGACATTTGTGAAGTACTTACTATTTCCGTCAACTGTTCCAAGGAGCGCACGCAACAAACCCTCTAAGGCAGGCAGTATTTTCACAGACGGTGcatcagagacagagaaaagtcaCAAGAAAGGTCGTGTGGGAAGGAGCAGAACCGGAAGGCAGGCCCAAGCAGTCTGGGTCTAGAGTGCAGACTACAGCCTCAGGCCTCTGTTAAAGGCCTCTAGAAGAAATGAGGGTCAGGACTGATCTGCGCAGTCCGCACTAGAGTAATCATCTCGGGTCCTAAGTCCGGTAAAATCAATAGAACGCCGATCAGAGAGATCGGAGGACACACCCACCAGCACAACTGCTGGCTTCACCTCAGCACACAGACACCACGtgaccactcaggcacccccccccgccccccaaaccgCAGCATCTACCCCAAGTCTCCACCGGTGAGAAAACAGCCTGCATCATTTGGAGGCTTTCAGGAAACATTTATGAAGGGGAAGACCGGGACCTCGAGTCACTTTTTATTGCGGTAACTGAAGAGTTAAGAAACTTTCACAAAGCTCCGCCTGGACTCCCCCAGAGCTTCAAACCACGTCAGTAGAGCAGTGGCGCACCGAGTTCGTGTGCATCTTTGCAGAACACGTACAAAGatcttaaaaatgcattttaaaggtGAGAAGGCACTATTGAAACGGACTTTGAAACCGGGGAGCGGCCTGTGTGCCTTCACTAGTCCTGGGCAACCGGACCATGCTACAGACAGGGGGAAACTGAAGGAAACTCAGAGCTCGAAACCACGTGAAATGCATGAGGCTTTGCAGGCACTGCGCATGACTTaggtcacaagaaaaaaaaaaaaaaaaaaaaaaaagacacttaaaatgctttttgtttccttaaaagaGCTAGAAAGGGAGGGGtgccagttggttaagcatctgactggctcaggtcatgatcttgcggtttgtgggttcaagccccacgtcgggctctgtgctgatggctgtgtctccctctctctctgcccctcctccactcgcactctgcctctaaaataaataaacattaaaaaaattaaaaaaaaaaataaagagctagaAAGGGAGCTGACCATGGACTATAATTTAAAGCGAAGGGAGTAGTTCTCAGACTCTCTCTGGCTGTAAAGCAGGACTGCAGAAAAGTACCCCTCTGCTTTATACAGGGCAGATGACGTGCCAGCTGGGACCCAGACACACTCCACGGGCAAGCCGTGCTATACCACGCGCCAGCAGGCCTTCCACACGGTGCCGGTGCCGAATCCCTGGCTgcctgggagggtggggaaggtggaTACCTACTCAGCAGTTAGTATTTCCTTAATGACTTGGTGAAGGGAAAAAAGTTACTttcatttgagagaaaaaaaaaaaaaaaggaaaaaagaaaaccagtaacGAGATTTAAAttaggaagttaaaaaaattttttgtttctaacatttatttatttttgagggacagagcaagatagagcatgagtgggggaatagcagagagagaaggagacacagaatctgaagcaggctccaggctctgagctgtcagcacagagaccgacgcagggcttgaacccaccgactgtgagatcatgacctgagccgaagttggatgcttaaccaactgagctacccaagcaccccagaaagGTCTTAGTAAGGTcaggttctggggcgcctgggtggctcagtcggttaagcggccgacttcggctcaggtcatgatctcgcggtccgtgagttcgggccccgcgtcgggctctgtgctgacagctcagagcctggagcctgtttcagattctgtgtctccctctctctgatcctcccccgttcatgctctgtctctctctgtctcaaaaataaataaatgttaggggcgcctgggtggtgcagtcggttaagcatccgacttcagccaggtcacgatctcgcggtccgtgagttcgagccccgcgtcgggctctggggctgatggctcagagcctggagactgtttccgattctgtgtctccctctctctctgcccctcccccgttcatgctctgtctctctctgtcccaaaaataaataaacgttgaaaaaaaaaaataaaaaaaaataaaaaaataaaataaatgttaaaaaaaaaaaaaaaggtcaggttCTGCAgtgacagggcagaacctgcttgggattccctctgtctccacctctccccctcttgcacctgtgctctctcaaaattaaaacaaacaaacaaacaaacaaacaaacaaaaggtctTAATAAGACCTCAGGTCACCTACTTTGTTGGCGACCACACTAAGGCCATCTGACTTCTACACCATTTATAGATCACACAGCCCAGTCTCATACTCCTGGCTGGCTACAGCAGGCCAGACATTCTCGGGTCTCTACAACCATCTCGCTGACAAATGGGATGGGGATCTGCAATCTTCAGAACCGAACTGAATTTATCATCAAGGCTTCAGCTGAGTTCAAATTCCTATTTTACGAGTTTACTTGAAACATGGCTCTTCCTTCAACCTCCCAGGTCCTGTTCTAATCTGAAGCGGATTCCTTCTGATTCAGAGCTCTTTAGGACTCTCTCCACAACCTTGTCATCTCCCGGTCCCCTGTGCGCTGCACCCTTGCTTCGCTCATCCGGGGGCCCAAGTGCCTGTCCCTGGGCACGTGCACCATACCCTGTGCACGGAAAGATGGCAAGAGCAAGTCCTGAGCCTGGAGCAGCTCTGTTTGTGGGGAAAGCCAGCGCCGTGCGCAGGGGGCTCTACTGTCCCAATCAGCGATGCCACTGAGCGCTGGGTCTTACTGGAACTTAAGATCTCTGTGGAGGAAGCAAGGCCCAAATCGAGTCTGTGGTCTCTGTGTGGGAGGGGTACTCCCGGGGGCAAAGGAGGGAAGCCAGAGTTACTGGAAATGACCAAATATTAATTTGGGGTGGTGGAAATATAGTGTTTATTACATTATGCTATATAccttcctgaattttattttactttgaaaacaaaGGGAGCACAGGAAGCCCAGAATGCTGCAGTCAAGAGATCGCTGTGCCTACTGACCAAGCTACCTGGGTGGTGACATCTTCATCACAAGGCGTGGGGTGGGCGCTAGGGCTGCCCACCCTTGGAGCAGATCTGCAGACCGCACAGGCTGCCCAACAGGATCTCAAATAAGGGGACTGAGAGTGAAAGAGGTTATTCTGATAAAAACAGCACCCGTGGCAAAGGCTCCGAGTGGCCTCCAGGAGGCTTGCTACCAGGTGTAGTTATCACTAGGACACTAACTGCAGGGAGGCAGATGGGAATACTGGTGAGTTCAGAACTCCCAAAGGAGGGGCACGATCCAATGACCTTTTTTCTCTCGTCTCACCCCTCAATATATTCCCATAAAAGCATTCAAGTACACAAGAGGAGCGAGAGGGCACGTgacaaagaaaagccacagatAAAGCTCAAGGGGACGGCGGTACCGGCAGAGGCAGGTACCCGTGCCCCTGACCCTCCCTCCGAGAGCTCGTGTCCGGGTTTCAGAAAAGCTTTCTGGGGACTGCTCAGACTTGGAGAGAAGCGGTAACAAGACTTTCCAAACGCACAGTTTACAGCTTAGGTGGATGACCTCAGACTAATGCTGGCTGGAGTGTGACGCCTGTATGGCTCAAAATCTCTTTAACACAAGATAACCCCTTAGCAAGAGAGGAGAAGATGTAGGCTCTTCAAGGAGGAAATCCTGGCCGGGTGGTCTTGCAGCCACCACTTGACTCTCTCCCTCAACAGCCCAAGAAACATGAGCCTCACAAGGCCCATCCGGCTAATCAATCCCTTTAACACGGCTGCGGAAACCCAAACTTGTGACCGATCCCGGCAGCAGCTTCCAATCACATTGAATCATTCAACCAAGAAGactgcttttccttcttcaacGTTCTCCAAGAAATTGTCTCCTGTCCATAATACCCTCTCCAAAGGAAGTGTGAACTGATACTTTAGAGCAGAGGCTCTGCAGCTCGAGAAGTCCATAGGACATCAGCGTTAGGGTGTTTATTCGTTAACGCCAACGTTTATTGGGCATCCAGTGCCAGGCCACGTGCATGACAGGGGACAGACCCAAGGACATAAATGAGAAAGTGCTAGAAGGGGCCTCCACCCAGCGGGCACAAGTGATGCTCCCCGGTGGTTCCTGAGCACCAGAATATGGGTGCATTCTGGGCACTGCGGGATGAACCTCTGGCCCCCGCCAGCACACATCTAGACGTATGTGACTGGATTGATAGCTAATTACCTGGTCAGGTGTAGAAGTGACGACTGCCCTAACTCCCCCGGGATGTACAGGGTTTCAGCAAATCAAAGCGGTTCTTTGAAGGAATATTTACACTGTATCGATCTCAACAGCTGCTACACACACATATTCCCTTCTACTTTTAGGTCAAGGCTGGGGCACAGAAGAGGCTCACGGTAATAGGAACTTGTTGGCAtctacaacccccccccccccccccccccccgtccccaccGACTCTACAGTACAAGCTGGCTCCTCCAGTGCCAAGACAGACCTTCTCCCTAGCTCTGGCAACTGTAATCTATGTGACTTCTAATACCCACACAGCGTTTacaagttaaaaagaaagcttGCCATGTGTTCCTGAATGTTGAAGCCCGGTCAGAAACCCAACAATTGGTCATTTGCTTCTACTACTTGCAGTAAGCCTGGTTCTCCATCAGCAAGGCAGGGAAGACACTGCCTGGCTCCCAAGCTATAGGGTTAGGGGAGGGCAGCGCCTGGTCCCACAAGGCCCCGGAATCAGGGGAGGGCAGCGCCTGGCCCCACAAGGCCCTGGGATCAGGCGAGGGCAGCGCCTGGCCCCACAAGGCCCTGGGATCAGGGGAGGGCAGCGCCTGGCCCAATGGGGCTGCGGGACCAGGGGAGGGCAGAATCCCGCCACATGGGTCTGCGGGATTAGGGGAAGGCACAGGGGTTGGCCCCACGGGGCTGCAGGACCAGGGGAGGGCAGGACCCGCCACATGGGTCTGCTGGATTAGAGGACAGGGGCTGGCCCCACAAGGCTGCGGGACCAGGGGAGAGCAAGGCCCCACCACATGGGTCTGCGGGATTAGGAAAGGGCAGGGGCTGCAGGATCAGGGGAGGGTAGCACCCGGCCTCACAGGGCTATGGGACCAGGGGAGGGCAGGGTCTGGCCCCACGGGGCTGCGGGATTAGGGGAGGGCAGCGCCCGGCCTCACAGGGCTATGGGACCAAGGGAGGGCAGAGCCCAGCGCCAAAGGGCTGCGGGACCAGGGGAGGGCAGCTCCCGGACTCACAGGGCTATGGGACCAGGGGAGGGCAGCGCCTGGCCCCacaagaccctgggatcaggcGAGGGCAGCGCCTGGCCCCACGGGGCTGCGGGACCAGGGGAGGGCGGGGCCCCGCCCGAGGGGGCTACGGGaccaggggagggcaggagctGGCTCCTCGGAACTGCGGGATTAGGGGAAGGCAGGGCCCCGCCACATGGGGCTGTAGGATTAGGAAAAGCAGCGCCCGGCCCCTCGGGATTAGGGGAGGGCGTGGGCTGGCCCCACGGGGCTGCGGGATTAGGGGAGAGTAGCGCCCGGCCCCACAGGATGCAGGACCCAGAAGGACACCCACGGTGACCCCCCACCTCTCGGCCCCGTCCACCGCACACCGGCGCTAGCACGGGGTCCGGGAGGGCGGGTCCCCGTACGCACCGGCACGGCCCCGAGGCAGCACACCGCTCGGCCAGCGTCCCCGGGCGCGCCGGACACGGAAGGGAACGCGGGCCCGTGGTGAGACGCGAGGGGCGGCGCGCCTCGGGCCTTCCGCCGAGACCCTAGCGGGCGCGGGGAACGCGTCCCGCCTGAGCGCCCGCCTCTCGGACGGGGAAGAGGGGGCCTCGGCTCTGTGAGGTCACCCGTCACCCGCGCCCCGCAACGTGGCCGCGCCCGCCACGCACCTGGAGCCGGCCCGGCTGCCCTCGCTCTCCAGGCCCTGGAACATGTCGCCCGCTGCCCGGCGCCTCCTGGCCCGCTGTGCCGCCGTTCCCGCCCGGCCCCACGCAGCGCGAGGTCCGCCCGCCGGAGTCCATTAGATATCGCCAATGCCAGTCACGCCGCCGCAGCCAATAGCGacgcctggccccgcccccgccccactgGACAGGCCTTGGACGAGGCCCACGCCGCGCTCGCAGCCGATTGGTGAGAACAGATGCCGCTCAGGCCTCGGGCGCCGACATTGGGCAGCAGGGCGACAGGGGCGGCACGTAGCCCCACCCGAAGCGGACGCCAGGGCCGCCCGATCCCCTTGCGCAGGCGCGGGCCGCGCACCCCGGAAGCGCCTCAGGGCCGGGGACCGCCGCCCGCCCCGGAGGCGCGCGGGACTGCCCGGCGTGCGGCCAGCGCCCACTAGCCGGGCTGCAAAGATGTCACTCGGAGACCGCGCGAAGGAGAGGCTCACTCGGGAAGTATTAGATCAAGTATTAGTATGTATTTATgcacaataataaaaacagatttacAAGTTGAACTGGAAATTTAAACATAAGAAGTTTAACAGGttttgtttattatattaaataaccAAAACACCTTTTATTCCCAAAATtggtaaagaataaataatataatttacaaTATGGTACAAAAAATAATCAGGAAGGACAGGCATTCTGCTTTATACATacactgtatatgtatatttataatctaTAAAACAAATTCACATCTCAAACAAGCCGAAACCTTAGATGATATGGCTTAACGATTATCAAAAGAAACAGCGGTAAGTTCTGCGGCCCAGACCATAGCTCTAGCGTCAGCTATCCTGTTACAAAACAAAGGGTCCAGGTTGCTGTAGTGCTTCCAAGACTTAACGTGAGTTACAAATTACTGCGGGGTCCGGAGAGGTCTGACAGGAAAGGTTTGCGGtgggtttcttccttttttttcataaGACAAGGTGCCCTATTTTCTCACAAATGCATTTGATAGATctcagtgtcttaaaaaaaaaaacaactgctgCTTTCCTCCTCTACTGGTGTCCAAAATCTTTTATTCCATAACT is drawn from Leopardus geoffroyi isolate Oge1 chromosome E3, O.geoffroyi_Oge1_pat1.0, whole genome shotgun sequence and contains these coding sequences:
- the JPT2 gene encoding jupiter microtubule associated homolog 2 isoform X2 — translated: MKPPGGEASNLFGSPEEAAPSSRPNRMASNIFGPTEEPQNIPKRTNPPGGKGSGIFDESTPVQTRQRLNPPGGKTSDIFGSPVAATSPSAHPNKPKDHVFLCEGEDPKSAPKAAASTSPGEELGQKGGPGDAGRTQQPVPMPTADSHEPRLGPRPRSHNKVLNPPGGKSSISFY
- the JPT2 gene encoding jupiter microtubule associated homolog 2 isoform X1 is translated as MFQGLESEGSRAGSRAMKPPGGEASNLFGSPEEAAPSSRPNRMASNIFGPTEEPQNIPKRTNPPGGKGSGIFDESTPVQTRQRLNPPGGKTSDIFGSPVAATSPSAHPNKPKDHVFLCEGEDPKSAPKAAASTSPGEELGQKGGPGDAGRTQQPVPMPTADSHEPRLGPRPRSHNKVLNPPGGKSSISFY